From one Bacteroidota bacterium genomic stretch:
- a CDS encoding SusD/RagB family nutrient-binding outer membrane lipoprotein, which yields MKNLNIRKLGILLFLPFLLFSCEKWIDAEMNIDPDKPSDVPMEYLLPSIQASMAYAIGGNTAVRTTNIWMQYFDGVDRQSLAEGRYNITSADVNDLWENLYAQPMMDCKSLISKAEDKNSPHYAGVAKVCMATCLGTLTNLFGDIPYSEAFLGNEGNLQPAYESQEDIYGIIDAILEEAIADLNSEENAVAMSTPDPNDPPFDYIFDGDIDLWIKTAYALKARYALNIATKDESIAYTEVLGYIGNAFTSNDDDYEIAYEANISGANANPLYQFMNDRTDIRMSSTFVNTLSDDPRLPFYVAVDLSGEYSGSIPGSENSAASKLGDYSAGVGALTYFSTYSEMKFLEAECKYRLGMIDEAATTFHEAVEASLMKVTNVADSTFMADNVYNINSASINLQKIIEQKYIAMYATVVSYDDWRRTGFPELAPVAGATKATPVRFPYPQSEITYNSNCPVGVQLSEILWIFE from the coding sequence ATGAAGAATTTAAATATAAGAAAATTAGGAATATTACTTTTTCTTCCATTCCTTCTTTTCAGTTGTGAAAAATGGATTGATGCTGAAATGAATATCGATCCTGACAAACCTTCCGATGTTCCAATGGAATATCTTTTGCCATCAATTCAAGCCTCAATGGCTTATGCTATTGGAGGAAATACAGCTGTTAGAACCACAAACATTTGGATGCAATATTTCGATGGAGTTGACAGACAATCACTTGCCGAAGGAAGATATAATATTACATCAGCAGATGTGAATGATTTATGGGAAAATCTTTATGCACAGCCTATGATGGACTGCAAAAGTCTAATAAGCAAAGCCGAAGATAAGAACTCACCTCATTACGCTGGTGTTGCAAAAGTTTGCATGGCAACTTGTTTAGGAACATTGACAAATTTGTTTGGAGACATCCCTTATTCAGAGGCATTTCTTGGCAACGAAGGAAATCTTCAGCCGGCTTACGAATCGCAAGAAGATATATATGGAATAATTGATGCAATACTTGAAGAAGCAATTGCAGACCTTAATTCAGAAGAAAATGCTGTTGCAATGAGTACGCCAGATCCTAATGACCCACCATTTGATTATATTTTTGATGGTGATATTGATTTATGGATAAAAACAGCTTATGCTCTAAAAGCCCGCTATGCTTTAAATATTGCAACAAAAGACGAGTCCATAGCTTATACTGAAGTATTAGGATATATTGGAAATGCATTCACATCAAATGATGATGATTATGAAATAGCTTATGAAGCAAATATTTCTGGTGCAAATGCAAACCCATTATACCAATTTATGAATGACAGAACTGATATTAGAATGAGTTCTACATTCGTAAATACATTATCCGATGACCCTCGTTTACCTTTTTATGTAGCTGTGGATTTGTCAGGTGAATATTCGGGAAGTATTCCTGGATCGGAAAATTCTGCCGCTTCTAAACTAGGCGATTATAGTGCGGGAGTAGGTGCATTAACTTACTTTTCAACATATTCTGAAATGAAATTCCTTGAAGCAGAATGTAAGTATCGACTGGGAATGATTGATGAAGCTGCTACCACTTTTCACGAAGCAGTTGAAGCATCATTAATGAAAGTTACTAATGTTGCCGACTCTACTTTCATGGCTGATAATGTTTATAATATAAATTCAGCAAGTATTAATTTACAGAAAATTATTGAACAAAAGTATATTGCTATGTATGCAACAGTAGTTTCCTACGACGACTGGAGAAGAACTGGATTCCCTGAATTAGCTCCAGTAGCCGGTGCTACCAAAGCTACACCGGTTAGATTTCCATATCCGCAAAGTGAGATTACATATAATTCTAATTGCCCTGTTGGAGTGCAACTTAGTGAAATATTATGGATTTTCGAATAA